A stretch of Orientia tsutsugamushi DNA encodes these proteins:
- a CDS encoding Arm DNA-binding domain-containing protein, whose amino-acid sequence MTIRVFPDLSIKEARKIARELKRLMTNGIDSREVKC is encoded by the coding sequence ATGACGATAAGGGTATTTCCAGATTTATCTATTAAAGAAGCTAGAAAAATAGCAAGAGAATTAAAGAGATTAATGACGAACGGAATAGATTCAAGAGAAGTAAAATGTTAA
- the lon gene encoding endopeptidase La, translated as MSNRVLPLFPIRNTVLFPGLVLPILIGRDDSVKNLLKLGNDSENHPTVLLTTQKNADDIKPSINSLYKIGVLAEITELVQLPNDNYKILIKVLDRVKLTIRRSQDLLVAEYVIVPDDEINNADEIKDKLANAIVLFNKYIRLSKKINPDLLVHILSYTNQSYVVNALAANLICNVANKQSLLEITDLKQRIEKLTDHVAKEIIIMETDELITSKAQKNLEKMQRDCFLNEKMKIIKNVLGVDDEKSDIAELQKKIDTLHLSKEAKAKAESELKKLKMMNPISAEAALTRNYLDILLGLPWKKEKESKININIDKALQDLNADHHGLEKVKERITEYLAVLQRTKKSIGTILCFIGPPGVGKTSLVKSIAEATKCKYAKFALGGVRDEAEIRGHRKTYIGAMPGKIISLIKRENSNNLVILLDEIDKISRDSRGDPAFALLEVLDPEQNSRFQDNYLEVEYDLSKVLFIATANSFNFPIPLRDRMEIIQIPGYVEGEKLEIAKHHLIPKQIKNNGLKNTEISFSDEAILELIRYYTREAGVRGLERNIGGICRKVLKKILSSKDIKSESVSKENIKDYLGSRKYKYGLAEDDNQVGITIGLAYTETGGDLIWVEAVMIPGKGKIKATGKLGDVMKESSQTAFSYFCSRAQKYNVKYEQYHKYDIHIHFPEGAIPKDGPSAGIAIFTTIVSLMTGIPVKLSVAMTGEITLRGRILPIGGLKEKLMAAKRGGIKTVIIPEGNTSDLEDIPNSIKNDLDIIPLSEADQVLDIALATTVTNSPAETAC; from the coding sequence ATTAGCAATCGTGTTTTACCATTATTTCCAATAAGAAACACAGTATTATTTCCTGGGCTAGTATTGCCTATATTAATTGGCAGAGATGATTCGGTTAAAAATTTGTTAAAATTAGGCAATGATTCTGAGAATCATCCTACTGTCTTGCTTACTACTCAAAAAAATGCTGATGATATAAAACCTTCGATAAATTCTTTATATAAAATTGGAGTATTGGCAGAAATAACTGAGCTAGTTCAATTGCCTAATGACAATTATAAAATCTTGATAAAAGTATTAGATCGAGTTAAACTGACAATAAGACGCTCGCAGGACCTTTTAGTAGCTGAATATGTAATTGTTCCAGATGATGAAATTAATAATGCTGATGAAATAAAAGATAAGTTAGCAAATGCAATTGTTCTCTTTAATAAATATATTAGGTTAAGTAAAAAAATTAACCCAGACTTGTTAGTTCATATTTTATCGTACACTAATCAAAGCTATGTAGTTAATGCTTTAGCCGCAAATTTAATTTGCAATGTTGCTAACAAGCAATCTTTGTTAGAAATAACTGATCTTAAACAAAGAATAGAAAAGCTAACTGATCATGTTGCCAAAGAAATCATTATAATGGAAACAGATGAATTGATTACTTCGAAGGCACAGAAAAATCTAGAAAAAATGCAGCGTGATTGCTTTCTTAATGAAAAGATGAAAATAATTAAAAACGTTTTAGGAGTAGATGATGAAAAATCTGATATTGCTGAACTGCAAAAGAAAATCGATACTCTTCACCTTTCAAAAGAAGCTAAAGCTAAAGCGGAAAGTGAGTTAAAAAAATTAAAGATGATGAATCCAATTTCTGCTGAAGCTGCATTAACACGTAATTATTTAGATATTCTTCTAGGATTACCATGGAAAAAAGAAAAAGAAAGTAAGATTAACATTAATATTGACAAGGCTTTACAAGATTTGAATGCAGATCATCATGGACTAGAAAAAGTCAAGGAAAGAATAACTGAATATTTAGCAGTACTGCAAAGGACTAAAAAATCTATAGGAACAATCTTATGTTTTATTGGTCCACCTGGAGTAGGAAAAACATCTTTAGTAAAATCTATTGCAGAAGCTACAAAATGTAAATATGCAAAATTTGCTCTAGGTGGAGTGAGAGATGAAGCAGAAATTCGTGGCCACAGAAAAACTTATATTGGAGCAATGCCAGGTAAAATTATTTCTTTAATAAAAAGGGAGAATAGTAATAATCTTGTCATATTACTAGATGAAATTGATAAGATTTCTAGAGATTCTAGAGGTGATCCAGCATTTGCTTTATTAGAAGTATTAGATCCAGAGCAAAATAGCCGCTTTCAAGATAATTACCTAGAAGTAGAGTATGATCTTTCAAAAGTACTTTTTATTGCTACTGCTAACAGTTTTAATTTTCCTATTCCTTTGCGTGATCGTATGGAAATTATTCAAATTCCTGGGTATGTCGAAGGTGAAAAATTAGAAATAGCAAAACATCACCTTATTCCTAAACAAATCAAAAATAACGGTTTAAAAAATACTGAAATCAGTTTTTCAGATGAAGCAATATTAGAGTTAATAAGATATTATACACGAGAAGCTGGAGTTAGAGGTCTAGAAAGAAATATCGGAGGAATATGCCGTAAGGTGCTTAAGAAAATTTTAAGTTCTAAAGATATAAAATCAGAAAGTGTTAGCAAAGAAAATATTAAAGATTATCTTGGATCTAGGAAATATAAGTATGGGCTTGCTGAAGATGATAATCAAGTAGGCATTACTATTGGATTAGCTTATACTGAAACAGGTGGGGATTTGATTTGGGTTGAAGCAGTAATGATACCTGGCAAAGGAAAAATTAAAGCTACAGGTAAGTTAGGTGATGTGATGAAAGAATCAAGTCAAACTGCATTTAGCTATTTTTGCTCTAGAGCACAAAAATATAATGTAAAGTATGAGCAATATCATAAGTATGATATTCATATTCATTTTCCTGAAGGAGCTATCCCTAAAGACGGACCTTCTGCAGGTATAGCTATTTTTACTACAATAGTTTCCTTAATGACGGGTATACCTGTCAAGCTTTCAGTAGCAATGACTGGTGAAATTACTTTAAGAGGACGAATATTACCTATTGGTGGACTAAAAGAAAAGTTAATGGCAGCAAAACGAGGAGGAATTAAAACAGTAATTATTCCAGAAGGAAATACTAGTGATTTAGAAGATATACCTAATAGTATTAAAAATGATTTAGATATTATTCCATTATCAGAAGCCGATCAAGTACTAGATATTGCTTTGGCTACTACAGTAACCAATTCGCCTGCAGAAACAGCTTGTTAA
- a CDS encoding ribonuclease HII has product MNPNLNIEQDNASEIIAGVDEAGRGPLAGPVVAAAVVVNQLIMIDDIKDSKVLSKSKRESCYDKITNNYYYSIGIASVQEIDKYNILEATKLACIRAVKNLAIIPTKVLVDGNMNFTDNRFISIVRGDQICYSIASASIVAKVTRDRMMQILHKEYPVYGWNKNCGYGTKLHIEAIKTYGQTIHHRVSFKFKGNINHSAILGNMV; this is encoded by the coding sequence ATGAATCCTAACTTAAATATTGAACAAGATAATGCTTCGGAAATAATTGCTGGTGTAGATGAAGCTGGCAGAGGTCCATTAGCTGGACCAGTAGTAGCTGCTGCTGTAGTTGTCAACCAATTAATTATGATAGATGATATTAAAGATTCAAAAGTGTTATCTAAATCTAAAAGAGAAAGTTGCTATGATAAGATTACTAATAACTACTACTACAGTATTGGTATAGCATCAGTTCAAGAGATTGATAAATATAATATTTTAGAAGCAACAAAGCTTGCATGTATAAGAGCTGTTAAGAATTTAGCAATCATACCCACAAAAGTGCTAGTAGATGGCAATATGAATTTTACTGACAATAGATTTATTAGTATAGTTCGTGGTGATCAGATTTGCTACTCTATAGCATCTGCTTCAATAGTAGCAAAGGTAACAAGAGATCGCATGATGCAGATTTTACACAAAGAGTATCCAGTTTATGGTTGGAATAAGAATTGTGGGTATGGAACTAAACTGCATATTGAGGCAATTAAAACTTATGGTCAAACTATACATCACAGAGTTAGCTTTAAATTTAAAGGCAATATCAACCATAGTGCGATATTAGGAAATATGGTATAA
- a CDS encoding sensor histidine kinase: MIHHVKGCCISDCIVYTDYDYEKIRMIGYGDEIQQILTQLLDNANRFGEKVKVILIRVRLLNSEIRDKTLELTIRNNGNNIKKLQKINTAFKTPNEDNVLGLGLTFVKLLLQAIKGEITYVKNEHTEVICCVPIYAHYL, from the coding sequence TTGATACACCATGTAAAAGGTTGCTGCATTTCAGATTGCATTGTTTATACGGATTATGACTATGAAAAAATTCGTATGATTGGATATGGAGATGAAATACAGCAAATACTAACTCAGCTGCTTGATAATGCAAATAGATTTGGAGAAAAAGTTAAAGTAATACTCATTAGAGTTAGATTACTAAATTCAGAAATACGAGACAAAACACTAGAACTTACAATTCGAAATAATGGAAACAACATAAAAAAATTACAAAAAATAAATACTGCTTTTAAAACTCCAAATGAAGATAACGTCTTAGGTTTAGGGCTGACATTTGTTAAGCTACTACTTCAAGCAATAAAAGGAGAAATTACATATGTAAAAAATGAGCATACAGAGGTTATATGCTGTGTACCGATATATGCTCACTATCTTTAA
- a CDS encoding tRNA (adenosine(37)-N6)-dimethylallyltransferase, with the protein MNDIFIIAGPTASGKSELAMLLAQKFNGVIINADSMQIYKEIPIITASPSISEKQQIDHYLYNYVSIFHSDINELNSFDNISQSKVNANYNNINLQQSITKQLTNRRYSVAKYVQEACKIIKSVIHALKLPIVVGGSGMYIKALVYGIHHIPEITWEIRTQVQDLYKKLTKQEFYQKLIDLDPISKNYIHSSDAQRMIRAYEVVLQTNKSIFSYHNSKLVSPLEGYNVKKIILLPDRQLLYQNCDQRFAKLATNGELVDEITKIKPYYDYISISAKKALGINEIISYLNQELTIEEAITIAQQKIRQYAKRQLTWFRNQTINGYTLHYQSMSELYKTQVNDVFFN; encoded by the coding sequence ATGAATGATATATTTATAATTGCTGGACCTACAGCTAGTGGTAAATCTGAACTAGCAATGTTATTAGCTCAGAAATTCAATGGTGTTATTATTAATGCTGACTCAATGCAAATATATAAAGAAATTCCAATAATTACAGCTTCTCCAAGCATTTCAGAAAAACAGCAGATTGATCACTATTTATATAATTATGTATCAATTTTTCATTCTGATATTAATGAACTGAATTCCTTCGATAATATTTCTCAATCTAAAGTAAATGCTAATTATAATAATATAAACTTACAGCAATCTATAACAAAACAATTAACAAATAGGAGGTATTCGGTAGCTAAGTATGTACAAGAAGCTTGTAAAATTATTAAAAGTGTTATACATGCATTAAAATTACCAATTGTTGTTGGAGGTAGTGGAATGTATATTAAGGCCCTAGTTTATGGTATTCATCATATTCCTGAAATAACTTGGGAGATTCGTACGCAAGTTCAAGATCTCTATAAAAAACTAACTAAACAAGAATTTTATCAAAAATTGATAGATTTAGACCCTATTTCTAAGAATTACATTCATTCAAGTGATGCTCAGAGAATGATTAGGGCATATGAAGTTGTGCTGCAAACTAATAAATCAATTTTTAGTTACCATAACTCTAAACTAGTTTCTCCTCTTGAAGGTTACAATGTAAAAAAAATAATATTGTTGCCAGATAGGCAGCTTTTATATCAGAACTGTGATCAGAGATTTGCTAAACTAGCAACTAATGGAGAATTAGTAGATGAAATAACTAAAATAAAGCCATATTATGATTACATTAGCATTTCAGCGAAAAAGGCGCTAGGCATTAATGAAATAATCTCATATCTTAATCAAGAACTAACAATTGAAGAGGCTATAACAATAGCTCAGCAAAAAATTAGACAATATGCCAAAAGACAATTAACTTGGTTTAGAAATCAAACAATTAATGGATATACATTACATTATCAAAGTATGAGTGAGTTATACAAAACGCAAGTTAACGATGTGTTCTTTAATTAG
- a CDS encoding HdaA/DnaA family protein, giving the protein MQHTINFPNNSKYLEEDYIVTSSNFDAYQLIKNWPSMWGITPYSKSLLVCGPPSSGKTYLANIWQRYANAVFMSSSDNIDQFYQTKPSFIIEDIDKNHWSDKKLLHIFNILHENNKFLMLTCSIHPTNFILPDLTSRLSAVLTIKLHRPDDEMLKIVLMKAFSERSLKVSTEIINYLSSRLTREFSIIHDTVKLIDKYSLEHKRNITIPLLKELLK; this is encoded by the coding sequence ATGCAACATACTATAAACTTTCCAAATAACTCTAAATACCTAGAAGAAGATTATATTGTTACGAGTTCAAACTTTGATGCATATCAGTTAATTAAAAACTGGCCTTCTATGTGGGGAATAACTCCATACTCTAAATCCTTACTTGTTTGTGGGCCACCTTCTTCTGGTAAAACTTACTTAGCAAACATTTGGCAAAGATATGCTAATGCAGTTTTTATGTCTAGTTCAGATAATATTGATCAATTTTATCAAACGAAACCAAGCTTTATTATAGAGGATATAGATAAAAACCATTGGTCAGATAAAAAGTTATTACATATTTTTAATATATTACATGAAAATAATAAATTTTTAATGCTAACATGCAGTATACATCCTACTAATTTTATATTACCAGATCTTACTTCTAGACTAAGCGCTGTTTTAACTATAAAACTTCATCGACCAGATGATGAAATGCTGAAAATTGTTTTAATGAAAGCGTTCTCTGAACGTTCTCTGAAAGTATCAACTGAAATTATTAACTACTTATCATCAAGGCTAACCAGGGAATTTAGTATAATTCATGATACGGTAAAATTAATTGATAAATATTCGTTAGAGCATAAACGCAATATCACCATTCCATTACTCAAAGAACTACTTAAGTAG
- a CDS encoding HD domain-containing protein, with translation MITYSTCYCKTSVPDFSQILLNKLILINQHTQGYINLYEVTKAIKYAKKYHGKQKRDTGEPYYIHPLEVACTVAEYSFETDTIITAILHDTLEDTTLTKEKIAKVFGVKIAEQVFDLTRIRDNKKISSREMIKILRQQNKKDLLLIKLCDRLHNIQTVFIKSDEKRQKIIIETEQEFIPLA, from the coding sequence ATGATAACATATTCAACATGTTACTGCAAAACGTCAGTTCCAGATTTTAGTCAAATTCTATTAAATAAGCTGATACTAATAAATCAACATACACAAGGATATATTAATCTTTATGAAGTTACAAAGGCAATAAAATATGCTAAAAAATATCATGGCAAGCAAAAGAGAGATACAGGAGAGCCATATTATATACATCCATTGGAAGTAGCCTGCACAGTAGCAGAATACAGCTTTGAAACTGATACGATTATTACAGCAATACTACATGACACACTCGAAGATACAACATTAACTAAAGAAAAAATTGCTAAGGTGTTTGGTGTAAAGATTGCAGAACAGGTTTTTGACCTTACCAGAATTAGGGATAATAAAAAAATCAGTTCTAGAGAAATGATTAAAATATTGCGTCAGCAAAACAAAAAAGATTTGTTATTAATCAAATTATGTGACCGTTTACACAACATTCAAACCGTATTCATAAAATCTGATGAAAAAAGACAAAAAATCATCATTGAAACTGAGCAAGAATTTATACCTCTTGCTTGA
- a CDS encoding tyrosine-type recombinase/integrase codes for MIRDFALLALYTGARKSNVLEMEWDNIDFERKIWHIPKTKNGKAQNIPLTDDAMEILQATKLISTSKWVLPSATSESGHLESHMKHGIGFVKRLA; via the coding sequence TTGATAAGAGATTTTGCATTACTAGCGTTATATACTGGAGCTAGAAAAAGTAATGTGTTAGAGATGGAATGGGACAATATAGATTTTGAAAGAAAAATATGGCATATACCAAAAACTAAGAACGGAAAGGCACAAAATATACCATTAACAGATGATGCAATGGAAATATTGCAAGCAACGAAATTAATATCTACAAGTAAATGGGTACTACCAAGTGCTACTAGCGAAAGCGGACACTTAGAAAGCCATATGAAGCATGGAATAGGATTTGTAAAAAGGCTGGCATAA
- a CDS encoding DUF2312 domain-containing protein, with product MSENVVSSNQLKQIIEKIERLEVEKANITEDIQAVYAEAKSYGLDTHTLKQVIKIKKMDKSKFKEQEELLETYLSALGITS from the coding sequence ATGTCAGAAAATGTTGTCTCTAGTAACCAACTCAAACAAATTATTGAAAAAATTGAAAGATTAGAAGTTGAAAAAGCTAATATAACAGAAGACATTCAAGCAGTGTATGCTGAAGCAAAAAGTTATGGATTAGACACTCATACACTGAAGCAAGTAATTAAAATCAAAAAAATGGATAAAAGTAAATTTAAAGAACAAGAAGAATTACTTGAGACTTACTTAAGTGCTTTAGGAATAACATCATAA
- a CDS encoding ComF family protein, with protein MCSLISSWLQIIIYPLIILLNYFFPRQCLTCEQLIQSALPAGLCSTCWNKINFITLPFCQKCGRALPYDYGADVICLKCCHTAPNYELARALLIFNEDSKFLIHAFKYYDKPLIAMMLAQLLYVRYQYNILSADYIIPVPIHRFKLLLRGYNQAQVLGKYLSDIAKLPIKSNILIKYKWTKSQTKLTKKERIKNISGSFRINNSEIIKNKKIILLDDVVTTGTTVNLCAKLLKNAGAKSIFVLCIAYT; from the coding sequence ATGTGTTCTTTAATTAGTTCTTGGTTACAAATAATCATCTACCCGTTAATAATATTATTAAATTATTTTTTTCCAAGACAATGCTTAACATGCGAACAGCTTATTCAAAGCGCTTTGCCAGCTGGATTATGCTCAACTTGTTGGAATAAAATTAACTTTATTACTTTGCCATTTTGTCAAAAATGCGGCAGAGCTTTACCTTATGATTATGGAGCTGATGTAATTTGCCTTAAATGTTGTCATACTGCACCTAATTACGAATTAGCAAGAGCATTATTAATTTTTAATGAAGATAGTAAATTTTTAATTCATGCTTTCAAATATTATGATAAACCTTTAATTGCAATGATGCTAGCGCAATTATTATATGTACGTTATCAATATAATATTTTATCTGCAGATTACATAATACCAGTACCTATACATCGATTTAAACTTTTGTTACGAGGGTACAACCAAGCACAAGTCTTAGGTAAATATTTATCGGATATTGCTAAGCTACCTATAAAATCCAACATATTGATCAAGTATAAATGGACTAAATCACAAACTAAGTTAACGAAAAAAGAGCGTATAAAAAACATCAGTGGAAGCTTTAGAATTAATAACTCAGAAATTATAAAAAATAAAAAAATAATATTACTAGATGATGTTGTTACAACTGGAACAACTGTTAACTTATGTGCTAAGCTTCTTAAAAATGCTGGAGCAAAAAGCATATTTGTGCTTTGCATTGCATATACTTAA
- a CDS encoding tetratricopeptide repeat protein, which produces MLANKYFSKGNSFFQLRNYQKAIKNFDLAIKYKPDFAEAYVNKGMALKALGQHQEAIENYDIAIKCNPDFAEAYVNKGMALKALGQRQEAIRNFDTAIRYRPDDAEAYYAKGITFQELGQHQEAIKNFDTAIRYRPDFAEAYVNKGISLDELGQYQEAIKNYDQAIQYDSTNLDIYIDRGVYLCELGHYQEAIKNYDVAIKYKPDFVEAYVNKGSSLKELEQHQEAIENYDIAIKYKADFALAYVNKGIALNELGQHQEAIKNYDIAIKYRPDLANAYNNKGTALCTLEQYQEAIKNYDIAIKYKADFALAYVNKGAALKELGRHQEAMESCELAVKYDYDDGYAYQLANDLAKKLKKSNLHIITD; this is translated from the coding sequence ATGCTAGCAAACAAATATTTTAGTAAAGGGAATTCATTTTTTCAGTTAAGAAACTATCAAAAAGCAATAAAGAATTTTGATTTAGCTATTAAGTATAAACCAGATTTTGCAGAAGCTTATGTTAATAAAGGAATGGCTTTAAAGGCATTAGGGCAACATCAAGAAGCAATAGAGAATTATGATATAGCTATTAAGTGTAATCCAGATTTTGCAGAAGCTTATGTTAATAAAGGAATGGCTTTAAAGGCATTAGGACAACGTCAAGAAGCAATAAGGAATTTTGATACTGCTATTCGATACAGACCAGATGATGCAGAAGCTTATTATGCTAAAGGCATAACTTTTCAAGAGTTAGGTCAACATCAAGAAGCAATAAAGAATTTTGATACTGCTATTCGATACAGACCAGATTTTGCAGAGGCTTATGTTAATAAAGGAATATCTTTAGACGAATTAGGACAATATCAAGAAGCAATTAAAAATTATGATCAAGCTATTCAATATGATTCAACTAATCTAGATATTTATATTGATAGAGGAGTTTATTTATGCGAACTTGGACACTATCAAGAGGCAATTAAAAATTATGATGTAGCTATTAAGTATAAACCAGATTTTGTAGAAGCTTATGTTAATAAAGGATCGTCTTTGAAGGAATTAGAGCAACATCAAGAGGCAATTGAAAATTATGATATAGCTATTAAGTATAAAGCAGATTTTGCACTAGCTTATGTTAATAAAGGAATTGCTTTGAATGAATTAGGTCAGCATCAAGAGGCAATTAAAAATTATGATATAGCTATTAAGTATCGACCAGATTTAGCAAATGCTTACAATAATAAAGGAACTGCTTTATGTACACTAGAACAATATCAAGAGGCAATTAAAAATTATGATATAGCTATTAAGTATAAAGCAGATTTTGCACTAGCTTATGTTAATAAAGGAGCTGCTTTGAAGGAATTAGGGAGACATCAAGAAGCAATGGAAAGTTGTGAACTGGCTGTTAAATATGATTATGATGATGGGTACGCATACCAGTTAGCAAATGACCTTGCAAAAAAATTAAAAAAAAGCAATCTCCACATCATAACTGATTAA